In Amphiura filiformis chromosome 2, Afil_fr2py, whole genome shotgun sequence, one DNA window encodes the following:
- the LOC140140388 gene encoding bile acid-CoA:amino acid N-acyltransferase-like codes for MATVYAAPAATLIDEKVQIKLSGFDPGSKVTVRSFLPEPGLHFEAHGHFVVDDVEPMGLFWSMTQSPGQKLGLRFVKKDVTIPMQITLSVHKGHLDISALQSDAPIAKTQIQKTYMRPGVEIIKVRSGKVRGKVFKPKGPGPFKGVIDMFGGTGGLLEFRAALLASRGFAAYALPFYQYEDLPSSAEGKIELEYFESDDFKL; via the exons ATGGCCACCGTCTATGCTGCACCTGCTGCTACCCTCATAGATGAGAAGGTCCAAATCAAACTGTCAGGATTTGACCCAGGGTCAAAGGTTACTGTGAGGTCATTTCTGCCAGAGCCAGGACTACATTTTGAGGCACATGGACATTTTGTGGTGGATG ATGTAGAGCCAATGGGTCTATTTTGGAGTATGACGCAATCACCTGGCCAGAAACTTGGATTAAGATTTGTAAAGAAAGATGTCACTATACCTATGCAAATAACACTTTCAGTACACAAAGGACATTTAGATATATCAGCATTACAATCTGATGCACCTATAGCTAAAACACAGATCCAGAAGACATATATGAGGCCAGGCGTTGAAATAATTAAAGTGCGATCTGGAAAAGTGAGAGGAAAAGTATTCAAACCTAAAG GGCCAGGACCATTCAAAGGGGTGATAGACATGTTTGGCGGCACTGGTGGGCTACTAGAATTCCGCGCTGCATTATTAGCATCTAGAGGTTTTGCTGCATACGCTTTGCCATTCTATCAATATGAGGATTTACCAAGTAGTGCTGAGGGTAAAATTGAACTTGAGTATTTTGAG AGTGATGACTTCAAATTGTGA